The following coding sequences lie in one Fusarium poae strain DAOMC 252244 chromosome 1, whole genome shotgun sequence genomic window:
- a CDS encoding hypothetical protein (BUSCO:6549at5125) translates to MSAPYTPQDVQAVAAVVRALDNARKDKKKNGFSVKKTSFDVKGSADGLQVESWRLQDWDYKRPNLPTYARGLFTTRTRRNEPEIAVRGYDKFFNVDEVPETKWNNIFTRTQGPYELTLKENGCIIFIAGLEDDTLIVCSKHSTGDRDDIQVSHASAGEQRLEQQLAAIGKTKADLARELRKRNATAVAELCDDQFEEHILEYGPDKAGLYLHGINLNLPQFATYPSRYVQEFADEWAFRKTGLILMEDIRQVKTFLEEVAETGAHDGRDVEGFVIRCKMSHDPATQPFQDWFFKYKFEEPYLMYRQWRECTKALIAGKQPKFKKHTKITEEYLLYARRRLVADPKLAKEYNGNHGIIALRNDFLNFKDLKGADAANLEDLDCPAMTEVTRDVILCPIATIGCGKTTIAMGLSRLFGWGHVQNDNISGKGRPPRFTKMVLDELKEHPVVVADRNNAQRHERKQIITDAKLQHSTVKLVCLNFKHDEDAIDEIRRVTQQRIIARGDNHQTIHAASDKDKFIGVMEGFINRFEPCNPHGRPDDGFDAFIDLDPTAGSRQNLEVVVTQLHKLFPNLVREIPSSGAFDAAIDYALGYQPEFRHDIPDRGKKNSQQQKQQAKTPKQRKMEYMSVNIPTQDVNSALDKAFKDTPSSTSRLYTQLKQTRRVQSKFHVTLIHKAASVNHPELWGKYTALHKETEAAGNPEGQVGECDVMLERVVFDDRIMAIVVRLADQDDQWQCVNRVAHITVGTRDNSVKPKESNDLLARWLEVGSSPETKIGEVVFAGKPTVKVLIEYKHI, encoded by the exons ATGTCGGCGCCATATACACCACAGGACGTGCAAGCCGTAGCGGCTGTTGTGCGTGCTCTAGATAATGCTCGGAAggacaagaaaaagaacgGGTTCTCGGTCAAAAAGACCAGTTTCGACGTCAAGGGATCGGCTGATGGCCTCCAAGTCGAGTCATGGCGCTTACAAGATTGGGACTACAAACGGCCTAATCTGCCGACCTACGCTCGTGGACTATTCACCACAAGAACACGAAGAAACGAACCAGAAATCGCTGTGAGAGGCTATGATAAATTCTTCAACGTCGACGAGGTCCCCGAGACCAAGTGGAACAACATATTCACGCGAACACAAGGACCTTACGAACTTACTCTCAAAGAGAACGGTTGTATCATCTTTATTGCTGGACTGGAAGATGACACCTTGATTGTTTGCAGCAAGCATTCGACAGGAGATCGAGATGACATTCAGGTCAGCCACGCAAGTGCTGGAGAGCAACGTCTGGAACAGCAGCTGGCTGCCATTGGGAAGACAAAGGCAGATCTTGCCCGAGAGCTTCGCAAGAGAAACGCCACTGCGGTTGCAGAGCTCTGTGATGACCAATTCGAAGAGCACATCTTGGAATATGGTCCTGATAAAGCTGGCCTGTACCTTCATGGCATCAACCTCAACTTGCCGCAGTTTGCCACTTACCCAAGTCGGTATGTCCAAGAGTTTGCTGACGAGTGGGCGTTCAGAAAGACTGGCCTTATTTTAATGGAAGATATCCGCCAGGTCAAGACCTTTCTCGAAGAAGTAGCCGAAACTGGGGCGCACGATGGACGAGATGTTGAGGGCTTTGTCATTCGTTGCAAGATGTCACACGATCCAGCAACGCAGCCGTTCCAGGATTGGTTCTTCAAGTACAAGTTTGAGGAGCCATATCTGATGTACCGCCAGTGGAGGGAGTGCACCAAAGCTCTTATTGCTGGTAAGCAGCCGAAGTTCAAGAAACATACCAAGATCACGGAAGAGTATCTTCTTTACGCCCGGAGACGACTTGTTGCAGATCCAAAGCTTGCAAAGGAGTACAACGGCAATCACGGCATTATTGCTCTACGCAACGACTTCTTGAATTTTAAGGACCTGAAGGGAGCAGATGCTGCCAACCTTGAAGATCTGGACTGCCCGGCCATGACAGAGGTCACTCGTGATGTGATTTTGTGTCCTATTGCCACCATTGGTTGTGGCAAGACGACAATTGCTATGGGTCTTTCACGGCTTTTTGGCTGGGGCCATGTTCAGAATGACAATATCTCTGGCAAGGGCCGCCCTCCGCGGTTCACAAAGATGGTGTTGGATGAGCTGAAAGAACATCCTGTTGTGGTTGCAGACAGAAACAATGCGCAAAGACACGAGCGAAAGCAGATCATTACGGATGCCAAGCTCCAGCACTCTACTGTTAAACTTGTATGCCTCAATTTTAAACATGACGAAGATGCGATTGATGAGATCCGACGAGTTACCCAGCAACGAATCATTGCGCGTGGGGATAACCACCAGACGATTCATGCAGCAAGCGATAAAGACAAATTCATTGGCGTGATGGAAGGGTTCATCAACcgatttgaaccctgcaaCCCACATGGGCGACCTGACGATGGCTTCGATGCGTTCATAGACCTTGACCCTACAGCCGGTAGTCGACAAAACCTCGAGGTCGTTGTAACGCAGTTGCACAAGCTGTTCCCAAACCTCGTGAGAGAGATTCCATCTTCCGGGGCTTTTGATGCCGCCATTGATTATGCTCTCGGATACCAGCCAGAATTTAGACATGATATACCTGATCGGGGTAAGAAGAATAGCCAGCAGCAAAAACAACAAGCGAAGACGCCAAAACAGAGGAAGATGGAGTACATGTCCGTTAACATTCCAACACAAGATGTTAACAGCGCTCTCGATAAAGCATTCAAAGACACACCGTCGTCAACCTCTCGACTGTATACACAACTCAAGCAAACAAGGCGTGTACAGTCAAAATTCCATGTCACCTTGATTCACAAAGCTGCTAGCGTCAATCATCCCGAGCTTTGGGGAAAATATACAGCTCTCCACAAGGAGACAGAGGCTGCTGGTAACCCTGAAGGACAGGTCGGCGAATGTGATGTAATGCTTGAAAGG GTCGTATTCGACGATCGGATCATGGCCATTGTTGTTCGCCTGGCAGATCAAGATGATCAGTGGCAGTGTGTGAACCGTGTTGCGCACATTACAGTCGGAACCCGAGATAATTCGGTGAAGCCTAAAGAGAGTAATGATCTCCTAGCCAGGTGGTTGGAAGTGGGTAGCTCTCCCGAGACCAAGATTGGCGAGGTTGTGTTTGCGGGGAAGCCGACAGTGAAAG TCCTGATTGAGTACAAGCACATCTAA
- a CDS encoding hypothetical protein (TransMembrane:3 (o104-120i132-150o156-174i)): MDFAPYQSSPPEHSRVTSPDYASPRPSYDARRSFSPVASPPPLQHPQPQRGWGGFDGESAGWAAISPDNRAFGASSTIPGAFPATEVSEFDTSLGMRLDYEACLAYVAFPPLGAIIILILERNSDYVRFHAWQSALLFTAILVFHLLFSWSTFLSWLFFLCDVALIAILTLRAYKDAEILDRFEVPFFGAMASRFLDDE, encoded by the exons ATGGACTTCGCTCCTTATCAATCCTCTCCGCCGGAGCACTCACGGGTAACTTCGCCTGACTATGCCTCACCACGACCTTCATACGATGCTCGACGATCGTTCTCTCCTGTCGCTTCTCCTCCCCCACTACAACATCCGCAACCTCAACGAGGATGGGGCGGTTTCGATGGCGAGTCAGCTGGCTGGGCGGCAATAAGTCCCGACAACCGAGCTTTTGGAGCTTCGAGTACAATACCTGGTGCGTTTCCTGCTACAGAAGTCAGCGAATTCGATACCAGTCTTGGCATGCGGTTGGATTATGAGGCTTGTCTAGCATATGTCGCATTCCCACCTCTAGGAGCgattataattcttattcTTGAGAGAAATAGTGACTACGTGAG GTTTCATGCATGGCAATCAGCACTGCTGTTCACAGCAATCTTGGTCTTTCATCTCCTTTTTTCATGGTCAACATTCCTAAGCTGGCTTTTTTTCCTTTGCGACGTTGCTCTAATTGCAATTCTTACGCTGAGGGCCTATAAAGACGCCGAAATACTTGACAG GTTTGAGGTACCATTTTTCGGTGCCATGGCCAGCCGGTTTCTCGATGATGAGTGA
- a CDS encoding hypothetical protein (BUSCO:41090at5125), protein MASRISRAISPCLRQLRRESHFTQTTLSTASRSISTSPNCSAAVSDIRKPIDQAPATKPPSARPVETRKSQLIRTYTSLLRTTPLILFFQHSNLTAVEWAAVRRELKKALSSVPQSNSIPGKESIDITPLVQLQVVRTNMLRVALKLTEFYDPEAAAASDKTMRTARGPIVHDLSAAAYDAIKNAEVPEDSNYAQIEPVMVGPLAALVLPAVSPAHVSVALSVLAPVPGKFPAPSRKKNPGYHDPTCQSGLAKLLLVGGRVEGKIFDQSGINWVGGIEGGLDGLRAQLVAMLQGAGLGITSTLEGGSRSLWLALEGRKGQLEDEAKGEQKNWDQN, encoded by the coding sequence ATGGCTTCCCGAATATCACGGGCTATTTCGCCCTGCCTTCGTCAATTGCGCAGGGAATCCCACTTTACCCAAACGACGTTGAGCACGGCATCTCGTAGCATCTCGACCTCGCCCAATTGCTCTGCTGCTGTGAGCGACATCCGAAAGCCAATCGATCAAGCACCTGCAACCAAACCCCCAAGCGCTCGTCCCGTCGAGACAAGAAAGAGCCAATTGATCCGGACCTACACCTCACTACTCCGAACGACACCCCTGATCTTGTTCTTTCAGCACAGTAACTTGACAGCCGTCGAGTGGGCGGCGGTGCGACGGGAGTTAAAGAAGGCTCTTTCTTCAGTGCCTCAATCGAATTCAATTCCCGGGAAAGAGTCTATCGACATTACCCCGTTAGTTCAATTGCAGGTGGTGCGGACCAATATGCTGCGCGTGGCGCTTAAACTCACTGAATTCTACGATCCTGAGGCTGCCGCTGCATCCGATAAGACAATGCGAACAGCACGAGGTCCCATTGTCCACGATTTGTCCGCAGCCGCTTATGATGCTATCAAGAACGCCGAAGTACCTGAAGACTCCAATTACGCTCAGATTGAACCAGTGATGGTCGGTCCTCTGGCTGCTTTAGTTCTTCCAGCCGTATCTCCAGCTCATGTTTCTGTGGCACTGAGTGTTCTGGCACCCGTTCCGGGTAAATTCCCTGCTCCTTCAAGGAAGAAGAACCCTGGGTATCACGACCCTACGTGTCAAAGCGGTCTCGCGAAGTTGCTTCTTGTTGGTGGCCGTGTGGAAGGCAAGATCTTTGATCAGTCCGGCATCAACTGGGTCGGTGGTATCGAGGGTGGTTTGGATGGACTGCGTGCTCAATTGGTGGCTATGCTCCAAGGTGCAGGCTTGGGTATCACCAGCACACTGGAGGGTGGAAGTCGAAGCTTGTGGTTAGCCCTGGAGGGTCGAAAAGGCCAACTGGAAGACGAGGCCAAGGGCGAACAAAAGAATTGGGATCAAAACTAG
- the RPT5 gene encoding 26S proteasome regulatory subunit 6A (BUSCO:24287at5125) yields the protein MSTLEELDDLDRRDKDDKKREGDDKNQKKPTDGDADMKDAEEEDDDILDEEILGLSTQDIQTRKRLLENDSRIMKSELSRLSHEKAAMGEKIKENLDKIANNRQLPYLVGNVVELLDLDPTAESSEEGANIDLDATRVGKSAVIKTSTRQTIFLPLIGLVDADTLKPGDLIGVNKDSYLILDTLPAEYDSRVKAMEVDEKPTEQYTDVGGLDKQIEELVEAIVWPMKEAERFKKIGIKAPKGALMYGPPGTGKTLLARACAAQTDATFLKLAGPQLVQMFIGDGAKLVRDCFALAKEKAPAIIFIDELDAVGTKRFDSEKSGDREVQRTMLELLNQLDGFASDDRIKVLAATNRVDVLDPALLRSGRLDRKIEFPLPNEEARAQILKIHSRKMRVDPGVNWGELARSTDEFGGAMLKAVCVEAGMIALRSGKNKIGHEHYVDAIAEVQAKKKDTVNFYA from the exons ATGTCGACTCTCGAGGAGCTCGATGATCTCGACCGCCGAGACAAGGATgacaagaagagagaagGCGACGACAAGAACCAGAAGAAGCCCACTGATGGCGACGCCGACATGAAAGatgctgaagaagaggatgatgacatccTTGACGAAGAGATCCTCGGGCTTAGCACACAAGACATTCAGACTCGTAAGCGTCTGCTTGAGAACGACTCCCGAATCATGAAGAGCGAGCTCTCTCGGTTATCGCATGAGAAGGCTGCTATGGGGGAAAAGATAAAGGAAAATCTGGACAAGATCGCCAATAACAG ACAACTCCCATACCTCGTTGGCAACGTTGTTGAGCTGCTCGATCTCGATCCAACTGCTGAATCATCAGAGGAGGGTGCTAACATTGATTTGGACGCGACCCGAGTTGGAAAGTCTGCCGTTATCAAGACATCGACCCGCCAAACAATCTTCCTCCCTTTGATTGGTCTTGTGGATGCCGATACGCTGAAGCCTGGTGACCTTATTGGAGTTAACAAAGATTCCTATCTCATTCTCGACACGCTCCCCGCTGAATACGACAGCCGTGTCAAGGCTATGGAAGTTGATGAGAAGCCGACAGAACAATACACTGATGTTGGTGGACTGGACAAGCAGATCGAAGAGTTGGTGGAGGCTATTGTATGGCCGATGAAGGAAGCCGAAAGGTTCAAGAAGATTGGGATCAAGGCTCCCAAAG GTGCACTCATGTATGGCCCACCTGGTACTGGCAAAACGCTACTGGCACGAGCCTGTGCGGCCCAAACAGATGCTACCTTCTTGAAGCTAGCAGGACCTCAACTAGTCCAAATGTTTATCGGTGACGGTGCCAAGCTTGTCCGAGATTGCTTTGCACTGGCCAAGGAGAAGGCACCCGCTATCATTTTCATTGATGAGCTGGATGCCGTTGGTACTAAACGTTTCGACAGCGAAAAGAGCGGTGATCGAGAGGTACAGCGAACTATGTTAGAACTACTGAATCAGCTTGACGGTTTTGCCTCAGATGATCGGATCAAGGTGCTGGCTGCGACAAACCGTGTGGACGTTCTCGATCCTGCGCTGCTCCGTTCTGGTCGACTTGACCGCAAGATCGAATTTCCTCTGCCTAACGAGGAGGCTCGTGCTCAGATTTTGAAGATTCATTCTCGCAAAATGAGAGTCGACCCTGGGGTCAACTGGGGCGAATTGGCACGCAGCACGGACGAGTTCGGAGGTGCAATGCTAAAGGCTGTGTGCGTAGAGGCTGGAATGATTGCTTTGCGATCTGGGAAGAACAAGATTGGTCACGAGCATTATGTCGATGCCATTGCCGAGGtgcaggccaagaagaaggac ACTGTCAACTTCTACGCCTAG
- a CDS encoding hypothetical protein (SECRETED:SignalP(1-18)~BUSCO:24650at5125) — translation MRFVNAILAAVAINGVAASTWFPGSKPVYNKWHETELERWLSDHDVPYPTPADRKDLESLIEKNWDAYVVSPYNSWDTNQLSAYLQSKGKETKNEAAASKDSLLSQVKANWYETENNAHSAWLNVKDWILDTWTESQLKAFADKHGIPAPQPRQRDTLLQKARSNYEAIAKKANQASSYPGNWLYESWSESDLKEWLDTHGFPAPQPMTRDKLIASVRRNSRLAYLKAQDQAASATASAQGAYATLTDMIIDAWSESQLKEFCDKNGIAVPQGTKANELRALVRKNRADILGDNLSASAASAYGAATSNAQNQYAKATDSASLAAQDAFNQALSTWSDTRLKSYLDARGVPVPQGSKKNELEALVRKNAHVAAHGGNAWTFDDFSYDNLKKYLERNGDAAAKQAAEKKDATRDELYDAAQSAYSSASSAGGSTWASATSYLTSATNSAKQSAFDEWTETDLKAYLDSYGVPVPQGSKLEDLKAEARKQATYFKYGTSSPSGTLFAKLGDTARDTYNWVASQLQLGGQAAKQKAAEAEAEAKAKVREEL, via the exons ATGAGATTTGTGAACGCCATTCTGGCCGCTGTGGCCATCAACGGTGTCGCTGCTAGCACGTGGTTCCCTGGATCGAAGCCAG TATACAACAAATGGCACGAAACGGAACTGGAACGTTGGCTTTCTGATCACGATGTTCCTTACCCAACCCCGGCCGACCGAAAGGATCTCGAGTCCTTGATTGAGAAGAACTGGGATGCTTACGTCGTATCACCCTACAATAGCTGGGATACCAACCAGCTTAGTGCTTACCTACAGTCCAAGGGCAAAGAGACGAAGAATGAAGCTGCTGCTTCCAAGGATAGCTTATTGTCACAGGTCAAGGCCAACTGGTACGAGACTGAAAACAATGCCCACTCCGCCTGGCTCAACGTCAAGGACTGGATTCTTGACACGTGGACCGAAAGCCAGCTAAAGGCATTTGCCGACAAGCATGGAATTCCTG CTCCCCAGCCTCGCCAGCGTGATACTCTCCTCCAGAAGGCTCGCTCCAACTATGAGGCCATTGCCAAGAAGGCTAATCAGGCTTCATCCTACCCTGGAAACTGGCTCTACGAGTCATGGTCTGAATCTGACTTGAAAGAGTGGCTTGACACCCACGGCTTCCCTGCTCCCCAGCCCATGACCCGTGACAAGCTCATCGCCTCTGTTCGACGCAACTCTCGTCTTGCGTACCTCAAGGCTCAGGACCAGGCCGCCAGCGCGACTGCCAGTGCTCAAGGCGCCTATGCTACCCTCACCGACATGATTATTGATGCCTGGAGTGAATCGCAGCTCAAGGAGTTTTGTGACAAGAACGGTATTGCTGTTCCCCAAGGAACCAAGGCCAACGAACTCCGTGCCCTTGTCCGCAAAAACAGAGCTGATATCCTTGGCGACAACCTTTCTGCGAGTGCTGCCTCTGCCTACGGTGCTGCCACCTCCAACGCCCAGAACCAGTACGCAAAGGCTACCGACAGTGCATCACTCGCTGCTCAGGATGCTTTTAACCAGGCTTTGAGCACTTGGTCTGACACCCGCCTCAAATCCTACCTGGACGCTCGCGGTGTCCCAGTTCCTCAGGGCTCAAAGAAGAATGAACTTGAAGCCCTTGTCCGCAAGAACGCACATGTCGCTGCCCATGGTGGAAACGCTTGGACATTCGACGACTTTAGCTATGACAATTTGAAGAAGTACCTTGAGCGCAATGGGGATGCCGCTGCTAAACAGGctgccgagaagaaggatgccaCTCGGGATGAGCTTTACGACGCTGCGCAGTCCGCCTACTCTTCCGCCTCATCGGCAGGCGGATCAACATGGGCTTCTGCCACCAGTTATCTTACTTCCGCTACCAACTCTGCTAAGCAGTCTGCCTTTGATGAGTGGACTGAGACCGACCTCAAGGCTTACCTCGACAGTTATGGCGTCCCAGTCCCACAGGGATCTAAGCTAGAGGATTTGAAAGCCGAGGCTCGAAAGCAAGCCACCTACTTCAAGTATGGTACCAGCTCACCATCCGGAACACTCTTCGCTAAGCTCGGAGACACTGCTCGTGACACCTACAACTGGGTTGCAAGTCAGCTCCAACTTGGCGGACAAGCCGCGAAACAGAAGGCTGCCGAGGCCGAGGCAGAGGCAAAGGCCAAAGTTCGAGAGGAACTGTAA